A portion of the Carya illinoinensis cultivar Pawnee chromosome 11, C.illinoinensisPawnee_v1, whole genome shotgun sequence genome contains these proteins:
- the LOC122280615 gene encoding general transcription and DNA repair factor IIH subunit TFB1-3-like isoform X1: protein MATRHLIKRAKYKTTAKGSGIPGVLEMTKNKIAFKPNDPTSVTMINVDFRSIKGHKNTKEGSSNPPLINLVLDQGGSYIFEFENFSDLQVCREFVVNSLAKSGEGLIATSDKPVVASHDEQLSTAEMELRMKLLQENSELQKLHKQFVLGNILTESEFWATRKKLLDGDSSQKSKQRIGFKSSMILDTLPLHDARTNKLTFNLTQETKYQIFALKPAVQQAFLNLVPNKMTEKDFWTKYCRAELLHYKRNAMAAAAEAAEDEDLVIFLKDDDILASEARRKIRRVDPTLDIEADQGDDYMHLPDHGIFRDGSKEITESQHELYRRTFLQDLNRQGEVVLEGRTIDVELDNPTNVAEALAQSRQESDATAKEERLYRTSRMTEMEDLQAPHDHPFTPLCIKDPRDYFDSQQANALKTYDDTRAGTEQLSCSLNSEEAYGFLRRSISEIEAMGLSAHMVRPEVALTVINGLTQNISSTKYQLGKNVHESVLDGLPNTTKEELLHYWTSIQELLRHFWSSYPITTSYLYAKTEGSHVKNLSAAGGNKGIGSLRAPPAGFSPCSSYASGSRCCFSTLRVGSAKENGKGWRETKWICLGGVY from the exons ATGGCAACACGGCATCTGATTAAGCGGGCCAAATATAAGACCACGGCAAAGGGCTCCGGGATTCCTGGTGTATTGGAAATG ACCAAGAACAAGATTGCGTTCAAGCCTAATGATCCCACTTCAGTCACAATGATCAATGTAGATTTTAGATCAATAAAAG GTCATAAAAACACCAAAGAGGGATCAAGCAATCCACCATTGATTAATCTCGTCCTTGATCAG GGTGGAAGTTACATTTTTGAGTTTGAAAATTTCTCGGATCTTCAAGTTTGCCGAGAATTTGTTG TAAATTCTCTTGCAAAGTCCGGGGAGGGTTTGATAGCCACTTCTGATAAACCTGTGGTTGCTTCCCACGATGAACAACTCAGTACAGCAGAGATGGAGCTTCGAATGAAGCTATTGCAAGAGAATAG TGAGTTGCAGAAACTTCATAAGCAATTTGTGCTTGGTAATATCTTGACAGAATCTGAGTTCTGGGCTACAAGAaag AAGTTGCTGGATGGAGACAGCAGCCAAAAGTCAAAACAACGGATTGGTTTTAAAAGTTCAATGATTCTAGACACACTGCCATTGCACGATGCTCGG ACAAACAAGCTTACATTCAACTTGACACAAGAGACCAAATATCAG ATTTTTGCTCTGAAACCAGCTGTTCAACAGGCATTCCTTAATCTCGTACCTAATAAG aTGACAGAAAAGGACTTCTGGACAAAATATTGTAGAGCTGAATTACTTCATTATAAAAGAAATGCCATGGCAGCCGCAGCAGAGGCTGCTGAAGATGAGGATCTAGTCATTTTCCTGAAGGATGATGACATATTGGCAAGTGAAGCTCGGCGGAAG ATTCGGCGAGTTGATCCAACTCTAGACATTGAGGCTGACCAAGGGGATGATTACATGCATCTGCCA GATCATGGGATTTTTCGTGATGGTAGCAAGGAAATAACTGAATCACAGCACGAGCTATATAGGAGAACTTTCTTACAAGACCTGAACCGACAGGGTGAAGTTGTTCTTGAAGGAAGAACTATAG ATGTAGAGTTGGACAATCCAACAAATGTAGCAGAAGCACTTGCGCAGTCAAGACAGG AATCTGATGCGACTGCAAAGGAGGAGAGACTTTATAGGACCTCTCGGATGACTGAGATGGAGGACCTTCAGGCACCTCATGATCATCCTTTTACTCCACTTTGTATCAAG GATCCACGTGATTACTTTGATTCTCAACAAGCTAATGCACTTAAAACTTATGACGATACACGAGCTGGAACAGAACAACTGAGTTGTAGTCTGAATTCTGAGGAAGCATATGGCTTTTTGAGGCGTTCAATATCTGAGATCGAGGCTATGGGATTGAGTGCTCATATGGTCAGACCTGAGGTTGCACTTACG GTCATTAATGGATTGACCCAGAATATATCAAGTACCAAGTATCAACTGGGGAAGAATGTTCACGAGAGTGTACTGGATGGGCTACCTAACACAACTAAAGAGGAACTGCTACAT TATTGGACATCCATTCAAGAATTATTGAGGCACTTTTGGTCTTCATATCCAATCACTACATCGTATCTTTATGCCAAG ACTGAAGGAAGCCATGTCAAAAATTTATCCGCAGCTGGAG GAAATAAAGGAATCGGTTCCCTCAGAGCTCCGCCAGCAGGTTTTTCTCCTTGTTCGTCCTATGCATCAG GCTCTAGATGCTGCTTTTCAACATTACGAGTCGGATCTGCAAAAGAGAACGGCAAGGGGTGGAGAGAAACCAAATGGATATGTCTAGGAGGAGTATACTAA
- the LOC122280615 gene encoding general transcription and DNA repair factor IIH subunit TFB1-1-like isoform X2 — MATRHLIKRAKYKTTAKGSGIPGVLEMTKNKIAFKPNDPTSVTMINVDFRSIKGHKNTKEGSSNPPLINLVLDQGGSYIFEFENFSDLQVCREFVVNSLAKSGEGLIATSDKPVVASHDEQLSTAEMELRMKLLQENSELQKLHKQFVLGNILTESEFWATRKKLLDGDSSQKSKQRIGFKSSMILDTLPLHDARTNKLTFNLTQETKYQIFALKPAVQQAFLNLVPNKMTEKDFWTKYCRAELLHYKRNAMAAAAEAAEDEDLVIFLKDDDILASEARRKIRRVDPTLDIEADQGDDYMHLPDHGIFRDGSKEITESQHELYRRTFLQDLNRQGEVVLEGRTIDVELDNPTNVAEALAQSRQESDATAKEERLYRTSRMTEMEDLQAPHDHPFTPLCIKDPRDYFDSQQANALKTYDDTRAGTEQLSCSLNSEEAYGFLRRSISEIEAMGLSAHMVRPEVALTVINGLTQNISSTKYQLGKNVHESVLDGLPNTTKEELLHYWTSIQELLRHFWSSYPITTSYLYAKVSRLKEAMSKIYPQLEEIKESVPSELRQQVFLLVRPMHQALDAAFQHYESDLQKRTARGGEKPNGYV, encoded by the exons ATGGCAACACGGCATCTGATTAAGCGGGCCAAATATAAGACCACGGCAAAGGGCTCCGGGATTCCTGGTGTATTGGAAATG ACCAAGAACAAGATTGCGTTCAAGCCTAATGATCCCACTTCAGTCACAATGATCAATGTAGATTTTAGATCAATAAAAG GTCATAAAAACACCAAAGAGGGATCAAGCAATCCACCATTGATTAATCTCGTCCTTGATCAG GGTGGAAGTTACATTTTTGAGTTTGAAAATTTCTCGGATCTTCAAGTTTGCCGAGAATTTGTTG TAAATTCTCTTGCAAAGTCCGGGGAGGGTTTGATAGCCACTTCTGATAAACCTGTGGTTGCTTCCCACGATGAACAACTCAGTACAGCAGAGATGGAGCTTCGAATGAAGCTATTGCAAGAGAATAG TGAGTTGCAGAAACTTCATAAGCAATTTGTGCTTGGTAATATCTTGACAGAATCTGAGTTCTGGGCTACAAGAaag AAGTTGCTGGATGGAGACAGCAGCCAAAAGTCAAAACAACGGATTGGTTTTAAAAGTTCAATGATTCTAGACACACTGCCATTGCACGATGCTCGG ACAAACAAGCTTACATTCAACTTGACACAAGAGACCAAATATCAG ATTTTTGCTCTGAAACCAGCTGTTCAACAGGCATTCCTTAATCTCGTACCTAATAAG aTGACAGAAAAGGACTTCTGGACAAAATATTGTAGAGCTGAATTACTTCATTATAAAAGAAATGCCATGGCAGCCGCAGCAGAGGCTGCTGAAGATGAGGATCTAGTCATTTTCCTGAAGGATGATGACATATTGGCAAGTGAAGCTCGGCGGAAG ATTCGGCGAGTTGATCCAACTCTAGACATTGAGGCTGACCAAGGGGATGATTACATGCATCTGCCA GATCATGGGATTTTTCGTGATGGTAGCAAGGAAATAACTGAATCACAGCACGAGCTATATAGGAGAACTTTCTTACAAGACCTGAACCGACAGGGTGAAGTTGTTCTTGAAGGAAGAACTATAG ATGTAGAGTTGGACAATCCAACAAATGTAGCAGAAGCACTTGCGCAGTCAAGACAGG AATCTGATGCGACTGCAAAGGAGGAGAGACTTTATAGGACCTCTCGGATGACTGAGATGGAGGACCTTCAGGCACCTCATGATCATCCTTTTACTCCACTTTGTATCAAG GATCCACGTGATTACTTTGATTCTCAACAAGCTAATGCACTTAAAACTTATGACGATACACGAGCTGGAACAGAACAACTGAGTTGTAGTCTGAATTCTGAGGAAGCATATGGCTTTTTGAGGCGTTCAATATCTGAGATCGAGGCTATGGGATTGAGTGCTCATATGGTCAGACCTGAGGTTGCACTTACG GTCATTAATGGATTGACCCAGAATATATCAAGTACCAAGTATCAACTGGGGAAGAATGTTCACGAGAGTGTACTGGATGGGCTACCTAACACAACTAAAGAGGAACTGCTACAT TATTGGACATCCATTCAAGAATTATTGAGGCACTTTTGGTCTTCATATCCAATCACTACATCGTATCTTTATGCCAAG GTGAGCAGACTGAAGGAAGCCATGTCAAAAATTTATCCGCAGCTGGAG GAAATAAAGGAATCGGTTCCCTCAGAGCTCCGCCAGCAGGTTTTTCTCCTTGTTCGTCCTATGCATCAG GCTCTAGATGCTGCTTTTCAACATTACGAGTCGGATCTGCAAAAGAGAACGGCAAGGGGTGGAGAGAAACCAAATGGATATGTCTAG
- the LOC122280617 gene encoding uncharacterized protein LOC122280617 translates to MCCGGKICMLCTCLILLVILIGLLFGFGVFKHGFHKLKDTIDLCDSNHCGRPFFGVPAPAPH, encoded by the coding sequence ATGTGCTGTGGGGGTAAGATATGCATGCTATGCACATGCCTAATACTGTTGGTGATACTCATCGGATTGCTGTTCGGCTTTGGGGTGTTCAAGCACGGTTTCCACAAGTTGAAGGATACCATAGATCTCTGCGACTCCAATCACTGCGGAAGGCCATTCTTCGGTGTTCCAGCACCTGCTCCccattga